The following is a genomic window from Hymenobacter monticola.
GTTGCGACCGGGGTATCGGGCAAGCCATTGCCCTCGGCCTGGCCGAGGCGGGCGCCGACATCATCGGCGTGTCCATCCACATGCCCAAGGGCGGCGAAACCGAGCTGGCCGTGCAGGCCCTGGGCCGCGAATACAAAGGCTACCAAGCCGACTTTGGCCAATTGGAAGAGTTGCAGGGCTTCATCAAGCAGGTACAGGCCGACTTTCCGGTCATCGACATCCTGTTCAACAACGCCGGCATCATCCGCCGCGCCCCGGCTGCCGAGCACTCCGACGAAGACTGGGACGCCGTGCTCAGCATCAACCTCGACGCGCCCTTCCGCCTGGCCCGCGCCATTGGCGGCCAGATGCTGCAAAACGGCTCCGGCAAAATCATCTTCACGGCTTCGCTGCTCACCTTCCAGGGCGGCATCAACGTGCCCAGCTACGCGGCCAGCAAGGGCGGCGTGGGCAGCCTGGTGAAGGCGCTGGCCAACGAATGGGCCGGCCGTGGCGTGAACGTGAACGCCATCGCGCCCGGCTATGTGGCCACCGACAACACCGCCGCCCTGCGCCAGGACGAGGAGCGCAGCGCCGCCATCCTCTCGCGCATCCCGGCCGGCCGCTGGGCCCTGCCCTCTGACTACGCCGGCCCGGCCGTGTTCCTGGCTTCGGCCGCTTCGGACTATGTGCACGGCACCATCCTCACCGTCGACGGCGGCTGGATGGGACGGTAATTGAAGTGTTGAGTTTTGAGGGTTGAATGTTGAATGAAAATTCAGCCACGACCCTAAGGAGGACAACCTCGAACAACTCAACATTCAACCCTCGAAACTCAACACTTAAAATTTAACACTCCCTTGACCCAGCGCTTTGCCATCGGCCCCCGCGAAACCGCCACGCTCAACACGAGCGGCATTCGGGAGCATTTCCTGATTGAAAACATCTTCACGCCCGGCGAAATCGAGCTGACTTACACGCACTACGACCGCATGGTTGTGGGCGGGGCCCAGCCCACCGGCGCGGCCCTGCAGCTGCCCTGCCCGGAGTCGCTGAAAGCCAACTTCTTTCTGGAGCGCCGCGAACTGGGCGTCCTGAACGTGGGCGGCGCGGGAACTATCACCGTGGATGGCACGGTCTACGAGCTGGGCAACCAGGACTGCCTGTACGTGGGCATGGGCAGCAAGGAAGTGGCTTTTGCTAGTGTGGACGCAGCTAATCCCGCCAAGTTTTACCTGCTGTCGGCGCCGGCGCACGCGGTGCACCCCACCACCCGCCGCACCCAGGCCGAGGCCACGCCCGTGGAAATGGGCGCCATGGAAACGGCCAACGAGCGCACCATCTACAAATACATCTACCAGGAAGGCATCCAGAGCTGCCAGTTGGTGATGGGTCTCACGCAGCTCAAGCCCGGCAATGTGTGGAATACCATGCCGAGCCACACCCACGACCGCCGCATGGAGGCCTACCTCTATTTTAACCTGCCCCAGGGCCAGCGCGTGCTGCACCTGCTGGGCGAGCCCACCGAAACGCGCCCCCTGTGGGTGAGCAACGAGCAGGCCATTCTCTCACCGCCGTGGTCCATCCACACGGGCTGCGGCTCCAGCAACTACGCCTTCATCTGGGGCATGGCCGGCGAAAACCGCGAGTACACCGACATGGACGCCGTGCCGCTCGACGCGCTGCGCTAACCCGATTTTAAAAACTCCCACCCAATTATATCACTCATGAAAAAACATTTTCTCCTGGTCTGGCTCCTGTTTTTCGGGAGCATGGGGCTGGCCCTGGCGCAGAGCCGCCAGGTGCAGGGCGTCGTCAAAGCCGCGGATGGCGAGACCCTGCCGGGCGTGACGGTGCTTGTTGAAGGCACCACCAACGGCGCCTCCACGGGCGTCAACGGTGAGTACACCATTACGCTGACTCCGGCCCAAGTGGCAGGCGCTAAGCTGCGCTTCAGCTTCGTGGGCTACGTGTCGAAGGAAGAAACCGTGGGCGACCGGTCAACCATCAACGTGACGCTGGCCTCGGACAGCAAGCAGCTGGAAGACGTGGTGGTGATTGGCTACCAGGAGGTGCAGCGCCGCGACGTAACCGGCTCGGTGTCGTCCGTCAGCGCCCAGCAGATTAAGGACATTCCGGTGAACTCGGCCGCGGAGGCGCTCACGGGCCGTTTGGCTGGCGTGCAGCTCACTTCCTCGGAGGGCTCGCCCGGCAATCCCGACGTGCAGGTGCGCGTGCGCGGCGGCGGCTCCATCACGCAGGACAACTCGCCGCTGTACGTGGTGGATGGCATCCAGATTGAAAACGCGCTGAGCGTGCTTGCGCCGCAGGACATTGCCTCGGTGGACGTGCTGAAGGACGCCTCGGCTACGGCCATCTACGGCGCGCGCGGCGCCAACGGCGTTATCATCATCACCACCAAAAAAGGGTCGGAGGGCCGTACGACTGTGAGCTACAACGGCTTTGCGGGCGTGCGCAAAATTGCCAAAACCCTGAGTGTGCTGGGGCCGGAAGACTTCCTGAACTACCAGTACGAGCGTTCGCGCCTGGTGGGCGCGACGGGCACTGGCTCGCTCTCAACCTTTAAGAGCCTGTACGGCAGCACCAACTTCAACAGTGACACCTTGCAGCGGGCCCGCACGGCGCCGTTTGTGAACTGGCAGGACGAGGTGTTTGGGCGCACCGCCTTCCAGCAGACGCACAACGTGTCGGTGGCCGGCGGGGCCAAAGGCACCACTTATTCGCTGAGCCTCACGCACAACGACGAGCAGGGCATTCAGCGCGGCTCGGACTACAGCCGCAACCTGGTCAACTTCCGCTTCGACACCAAGGTGAGCGACAAGTTCCGCATCGGCCTCAACACCCGCTTCAACGACCAGGGCACCCTGGGCGCCGGCACCGGCGCGGCACTGGGCACCTCCTCCACGGGCCAAACCGTGAACACCGGCTCCAGCACCACCTCTCGCCTGCGCAACTCGGTGCAGTACCAGCCGCTGCTGGTGCCCAAAATCAACGGCTTGGTGCCCGACGTTGACAGCTTCGACTCCGATTTTGCCGACAACTCCGGTGGCCTGGTCAACCCCCTGGTAACCATTGACAACGAGTACCGCAAAGACAAGCGCCGCACCATCAACATCGGCGCCAATGCTTCTTATGAAATCATCAAAGGCCTGACCTTCCGCACCACGGCCGGCTTCGACATCACCGACATCAACCTCGGCACGTTCAACGGGCGGTATTCGCCCACGCTGCGCTCGGCATCGGGCGGCTATTCCAACCTGCCGTTTGCCACCATCACGGCCACGAAGCAAACCACGCTCAACAACTCGAACGTGCTCGATTACAGCTTCAAGAAAGGTAATCATTCGGTCGGTATCCTGTTGGGCGAGGAAATCTACCAGCAGCGCGCCGAGCAGATGTATATCCAAACCAACTTCCTGCCGTTGGAAATCACGGCCGAGCGGGCGTTGGCCAACATCAACCAAGGCGTAATTCCGGCCGGCCAAACGGCGCAGCCCATCCTGCCGGGCACCAGCATTCCGGTCGACTTCCACCAATTGTCGGGCTTTGGTCGATTGACCTATTCCTACGCCGACAAATATTTGTTCACGGGTACCTTCCGCGCCGATGGTTCATCTAAGTTCCTCACGGGCAATCAGTGGGGATTCTTCCCCGGCGCTTCGGCGGCCTGGCGCATTTCGCAGGAAGAATTTTTTAAGGGCGTACCCGCTATTTCGGACCTGAAGCTGCGCCTGAGCTACGGAAAAGCGGGCAACAACCGCATCCGGGACTTCCTCTACAGCCAGTTGTTCCAGGCTGGCAGCGCCCCTTATGCCCTCAACCATACGCTGGTGCTGGGCTCCTCGGCAACCAGCCTGGCTAACCCTGACCTCATCTGGGAATCGACCACCACGCGTAACCTGGGCCTGGACGTGGCTTTGTTCGACAACCGCGTGCAATTCACGGCCGACGCTTACTACAACACGACCAGCGACCTGCTGCTCGACAAGCCGGTACCGGCGTTCATTGGCTACACTACGCAGCAGCAGAACGTGGGCTCCACCTCGAACCGCGGCCTGGAGCTGCAGCTGACCGGCACGGTGATTCGCAACGAAAACTTCACCTGGACGGCTACGGCCAACGCCTCGTTCAACCGCGGGCGCATTGAGAGCCTGGGCGGCGACCAGCAGGAAATTCTGGGCATCACCTCGGGCTGGGGCGGCACCGCTCTCACCCAAGATTACCTGGCCCGCGTGGGCCGGCCCGTGGGCGAGATGTACGGCTACGTGACCGACGGCTATCTCACCGCCGCCGAGTTCTCGGGCTACTCGGCCCCGGCCAGCAGCACCAGCAGCATTGCCAACACCTGGACGCCCCGCGCCGACGTGAAGTTTGTTGACAACCTGGGCCTCATCGGCGAAACGGCGTACCGTCCGGGTCTCATCAAGTTCAAAGACCTCAGCGGCCCCAACGGCGTGCCCGATGGCAAGATTGACGCTTTCGACCAAACGGTGATTGGCAACGCCAACCCCAAAATGGTGGGCGGCCTGAACCAGCAGTTCACCTTCAAAGGTTTTGACGCCAGCTTGTTCCTGAACTTCGTGCTGGGCAACGACGTGTACAACGCCAACAAGCTGGAGTTCACCACCAACACCCCCAACACGGTGAACAATAACCTGCTGGGCATCATGGGCGACCGTTACCGCATTGTCGAAGCCAACGGCGCGCCCATCACTTCGCTAGAGCGCCTGAACGAGGTAAACAAAAACGCCAACATCTGGACGCCCACCCGCGGCCTGGTGTTCCACTCCTGGGCCGTGGAGAACGGCTCGTTCCTGCGCATCAACAACCTGACCCTGGGCTACACCCTGCCCAAGGCCCTCACGAGCCGTGCCAAGATGCAGAGCCTGCGCTTCTACGTGACGGCCAACAACTTGTACACCTTCACGAAGTACACCGGCTACGACCCGGAAGTGAACACCCGCCGCGGCACCCCGCTCACGCCGGGTGTGGACTACGCGGCCTACCCCCGCAGCCGCGCCCTGCTCTTCGGCGTGAACCTGTCGCTTTAATTCCCACCCGTATTTCGACTTAGTATATGAAATCGTTTCACGCTATCGGCCGGGCAGTGCTGGCCGCTGCGGCACTGGCCGGGACCGCCGGGTTGGTGTCTTCTTGCAAAGACTACCTGGAAGTGGAGCCCGTTGCGCTCAACACCACCGAATACACCTTCAGCACCGTGAGCGGTGCCACGGCTGCCATCATCGGCGCCTACGACCCGCTGTCGGGTGACTACGGCTACGGCCAACGCGTGAGCCTGTACTTTCCGCTGGACTCGGACGAGCTGATTGGCTCAGCCGGCGCCCCGGCCGACCCGCGCCGCCAGATTGCCCGCTACGCCGTGCAGACCAACAACGACGACGTGGTGCGCTCTTGGAACCAGCTCTACCAGGGCGTGGAGCGCGCCAACATCTGCATCGACCAGATTCCGAAGATGGCGCTGTACACGAGCGGCACCGCTACCGACATTGCGGCTCTCAGGCGCCTGCACGGCGAAGCCCTCACCCTGCGCGCCCAGTACCTGTTTGAGCTGGTGCGCAACTGGGGCAACGTGCCCGTGCAATTCACGCCGGCCGTGTCGGGTCAGAATTTTAACCTGCCCAATTCCGACAGCAATACCACCCTTGAGCGCCTCGTGGCCGACCTGTTGCAGGCCCAGGACCTGCTGCCGTGGCGCTCGCAGGCCGGCCCCGCCAACGAGCGCATCACCAAAGGCGCGGCCAAAGCCCTGCGGGCGCGCATTGCGCTGTACCGCGGCGGCTACTCGTCGCAGAACGGCCAGATGGTGCGCGCCAACGACTACCTGAACTACTACCGCATTGCCCGCCAGGAGTGCGCCGACCTGATGACCGTGGACGCCCGGCGGGAGCACAACCTGAACCCCAGCTTCCTGGAAACCTTCAAAAGCATGAACGAGCTTCGGCCCGAAGCGGCTAATGAGCTCATCTTCCAAGTGGGTATGGCCACGGCTACGGGGGCATCGGGCAGCAAGCTGGGCTACTACAACGGCCCGCGCCTGCAAAACCAGTCGAGCATCTACGGCTCTTCGCAGGGTGGTGTCACCATTGTGCCGACGTATTTCTACGCCTTCGACTCGACCGATACGCGCCGCGACGTGACCATTACCACCTACGGCATGGCGACTTCCGGCACTGTGCAGATTGGCGTGGCCCTGACCTCCGCCGCCGACGGCAAGTGGCGCCGCGACTGGCACAACCCGCCCGTGACCGGCACGGTGAATTACCTGGACTACAACTGGCCCATCATCCGCTACGCCGACGTGCTGCTGATGTTTGCCGAAACCGAGAACGAACTCAACGGTCCCACCCAGCTGGCGCAAGATGCCCTGATGGAAGTGCGCTCCCGCGGCTTCGGCGGCAACCGGGCCCTGGCCACCGCCGCGCTGACGCGTGCCGGCTTCAGCCTGGGTTCCAAGGCCAGCTTCTTCGAGGCGCTGGTGAACGAGCGGTACCTGGAATTTGGCGGCGAGGGCATTCGCAAGTACGACCTGCTGCGCTGGAACCTGTTCGAAACCAAAATAAACGAAGCGAAGGCCAACATCGAAAAAATGGCCCTGGGCCAAGCGCCCTACGACAAAGTGCCGCTGTACCAGTTCTACCGCACGCCCACGGGCCCTTCGCTGGCCGTGCAGCCCGTGCAGTGGCTCCGCTCGTTTTACAAGCCTACGCCCACGGCGTTGCTGCCCACTACGCCTGCCACTCCGTTGCCGGCTGGCTACAACCTCGTGAACTGGCGCCAGAGCATCAACGCGGCCTACGTGGCCAACACCAAGCCGGCTGGCACGGTGTACACCCTGCCCGGCGCCACTACTCCGCAAACGAGCGTAGGCTCCGGCCTGGCGGCGCAGTACGTGCCCGGCCGCGGCAAGGAATTGCTGCCCATCCCGCAAGCCACTATCAACGCCGACCCGGCCCTGAAGCAAAACTTCGGCTACTAAGCAGCTAGGGCTCGGCCCAAGCCGAGCCCTGGTTATTCCCTTCTCTTACTGCATCCTCATGTTTCGTTCACTGCTCCTAACCGGTGCGCTGGCGGCTGTAGCGCTAGGCACTTCCTGCGCCCGGCAAACCCTGTCGGGTGAAGCCGCAAACACCATGGCCGCCAAACCGGGAGCGGCGGCTGCGGCCAGCACCGCCAGCCCGCAGGCTCCCCTGCAGGACAGCACCGCCGAGAAGATGCTGGTGTTTCAGCGTACCATCGGCGGCTGGCCCAAAGCCGTGGGCAATGAGAAGGTGGACTACAAACACCCCCTGACCGCTGCCGACCGCACCCGCACGCTGGCCGACAAGGGGCGCAACGACGCCACCATCGACAACAACGCCACCAGCCGCGAAATCCTTTACCTGGCCCAGGCCTACCAGAAAACCAACAACCCCACCTACCGCCAGGGCGCCGAAGCCGGAATCCGCTTCCTGCTGAAAATGCAGTACGCCAACGGAGGGTTCCCGCAGTACTACCCCGATTTCAGCAACTACCGCCACCAGATTACCTACAACGACAACGCCATGGTGCGCGTGCTGGAGCTGCTGCGCAGCGTGGCCCGGCAAAAGGCCCCGTTTGTGGGCCTCGCGGCCGACCTGCCGGCGCAAGCCCAAACGGCCGTCGAGAAAGGCACCGACTGCATCCTGAAAACGCAGTATGTGCGCCAGGGCGTGCCCACGGCCTGGTGCGCTCAGTACGACGAGAAGACCCTGCGGCCGGCCAAGGCGCGGGCCTTCGAGCTGGCCTCGCTGAGCGGGGATGAGTCGGTGGAGATTGTGCGGTTTCTGATGGGCATCGACAACCCTTCTGCGGAGGTGAAAAAGGCCATCGAAAGCGCCGTGGTCTGGTTCGAGAAAGTAAAAATCAGCGGCTACACGGTGAAAGAAATTGCGGCACCGCAGGAGAAATCGGGCCGCGACCGGGTGATGGTGCCCGAAGCCGGCGCCGCTGTCTGGGCCCGTTTCTATGAGCTTGATACCGACCGCCCCATCTACGTGGGCCGCGACAGCCAGGTGCACTACCAGCTCAGTGAAATCGAGAACGAGCGCCGCGCCGGCTATCTGTACCTGGGCACCTGGCCCGAAAAACTTCTCACCAAAGACTACCCCGCCTGGCAAAAGCGGGTGAGTACGGGAGGGAGGGGTTAACTCCACTTTATAGCTTCGTTTCGCAATCCTACTATTTCGTCGTAATGGACACTTTAAATCAAGAATTGGCCTTGTCCGCCCCCAGCGCCGCTGCTGCGGTGGCCTGGCCTACCCCGGCGCTCTTCGCTTTGCCCGAGAAGGTGCTGCAGTTTGGCACCGGCGTGCTGCTGCGCGGCCTGCCCGATTTTATGATTGACGAGGCCAACCGCCAAGGCGTGTTCAACGGCCGCGTGGTGGTGGTGAAAAGCACCGACGGCGGCGACGCCACCGCCTTCGAACGCCAGAATGGCCTTTACACCGTGTGCATTCGCGGCGTGGAAGACGGCCAGCCGGTGGAAGAAAACGTGGTGTGCAGCAGCATCAGCCGCGTGCTCTCGGCTAAAAGCCAATGGGCCGAAGTGCTCGAATTCGCCAAGAGCCCCGACCTGCAGGTAGTCATTTCGAACACCACCGAAGTGGGCATTCAGCTGGTAAACGAGGACATTCACCTCACGCCCCCTTCCTCATTCCCGGGCAAGCTGCTGGCCGTGCTCCACGCGCGCTTTGAAGCTTTCAAGGGCGACGTAAACCGCGGCCTGGTGATTGTGCCCACCGAGCTCATTCCCGACAACGGCCGCAAGCTCGAAGCCATTGTGCTGGAGCTGGCCCACCGCAACGACCTGGGCAGCGCCTTCATCGACTGGCTCGAATCGGCCAACTCATTTTGCAACACCCTCGTGGACCGCATCGTGCCGGGCAAGCCTGAGCCCGCGCTTTACGCGCAGCTGCAGGAAGAGCTTGGCTACCGCGACGAGCTGCTGACCATGAGCGAGGCCTACGCCTTGTGGGCCATCGAAGGCGACGAAAAGGTGCGCGAGGTGCTGTCCTTCCACTCCGTGGCCAAGGGCGTGGTTATCCGCCCCGACATCACGCTTTTCCGCGAGCTGAAGCTGCGCCTGCTGAACGGCACGCACACCCTCAGCTACGCGCTGGCCCATCTGGCAGGCTGCACCACGGTGCGCGAGGCCCTCGAAAACGAAGATTTGGCCCGCTTCATCCACAACCTGATGCTGGCCGACTTGCTGCCCGGCATCCCGTACCAGGTGGATGAGAAAGTGGGCCAGCGCTTCGGCATGCAGGTGCTCGACCGCTTCCGCAACCCCTTCCTGGAGCACCGCTGGCTGGCCATTGCCATGCAAGGCACCGCCAAGATGCAGATGCGCAACGTGCCCACGCTGCTGCACTACTACCAGACGCACAACGCCGTGCCGCATTACATGGCGCTGGGCTTTGCGGCCTACCTGCTGTTCATGCGCAACACGGCCACCGGCACCGGTACCGGCCAGGGCGAAGCCAACGGCGAGCCCTACAACATTCAGGACGACCGGGCCGGCTATTTTGCTGACCTGTGGGCCAAGCTTTCGCCCGAGGAGCTGACCGGCGCTGCCTTGCGCAACACCGCCCTCTGGGGCCACGACCTCACCCGCCTGCCGGGCTTCGCCGAGAAGGTGACCCAGTACATCCACCAGCTGCTGGAAGAAGGCCCGTCGGCCACGCTGGCTGCTTTTTTCACTAAAAAAACAGCTTTGGCCAGCTAGTTTAGGCCTTTTCTGTTTAGCTACTATGAAACACCAAGTTGCTCGCATTCACCCCGCCGATAACGTGCTTGTGGCCCTCGTCGACCTGCCCATCGGCACCGAAGTGCCCTGGGAAAACGGCTACGTCACCACCACCGAAGCCATTCCGGCCAAGCACAAGCTCGCGCCCCTGGGCCTGAGCGTGGGCCAGCCCGTGACGATGTACGGCGTGCTGGTGGGCAAAGCCAAGGCCGACATTCGGCCCGGCGGCCGCCTCACCACGGCCAACATGCAGCACGCCACCAACAGCTACGAGGAACAAGGCCACCAGCGCCCCGCCTGGCAAGCGCCCGACGTATCGAACTGGCAGAACCGCACCTTCATGGGCTACCACCGCGCCGACGGCCGCGTGGGCACCGCCAACTACTGGCTGGTGATTCCGCTGGTGTTCTGCGAGAACCGCAACATCCAGGTGCTGCAGGATGCGCTGATTACCGACCTCGGCTATGCCCGCCGCAAAAACTACCAGCCCGAAACCCGCAAGCTGCTGGAACTGATGCAAGCCGGCCGCTCGGTGGAGGAAATCCTGAGCGCCGACCTCGATGCCGGCGAAGACACGGCCCGCAGCCAGCGTCCCTTCCCCAACGTCGACGGCATCCGTTTTCTCTCGCACGAAGGCGGCTGCGGCGGCATCCGCCAGGACGCCCAGACGCTGTGCGGGCTGCTGGCCGGCTACATCACGCACCCCAACGTGGCTGGCGCCACCGTGCTCAGCCTCGGCTGCCAGAACGCGCAGGCCAGCATGCTGCAGGAGGAAATCGCCAAGCGCGACCCCAACTTCAACAAGCCGCTCTTCATCCTCGACCAGCAGAAGCTGGGTACCGAAGAGGCGCTTATCAGCGATGCCCTGCGCCAGACCTTCGCCGGCCTGATGCTGGCCAACCGCGCCCGTCGCGAGCCCGCCCCCCTCAAGGCCCTGAACATTGGCTTGGAATGCGGCGGCTCCGACGGCTTCTCCGGCATCTCGGCCAACCCGGCTCTGGGCCACGTTTCGGATATGCTCGTCGCCCTTGGCGGTTCGGTCATCCTGGCCGAATTCCCGGAGCTGTGCGGCGTTGAGCAGGAACTGGTGGACCGCAGCGTGGAGCCCGCCATTGCCGAGCGTTTCAGCAGCCTGATGAAGGCTTATGGCGACAGCGCCGTGGCCGTGGGCTCGGGCTTCGATATGAACCCCTCGCCCGGCAACATTCGCGACGGCTTGATTACGGACGCCATGAAATCGGCCGGCGCGGCCCGCAAAGGTGGCTCGTCGCCTGTGGTGGCCGTGCTCGACTACCCGGAGCCCGTGACCAAGCCCGGCCTGAACCTGCTCTGCACCCCCGGCAACGACGTGGAATCGACCACGGCCGAAGTAGGGTCGGGGGCTAATATTGTGCTCTTCACCACCGGCCTGGGCACGCCTACCGGCAACCCCATTGCCCCGGTTATCAAAATAGCCAGCAATACGGCCCTGGCGCGTCGCATGCCCGACATCATCGACGTGAACACCGGAACGGTGATTGACGGCGAAGAAACCATCGAGCAGGCCGGCGAGCGCATTCTCGACTACGTCATTCGCGTAGCCAGCGGCGAGGAAGAAATTGCCGCCGTGCGCCACGACCAAACCGACTTCATCCCGTGGAAGCGCGGGGTGAGCTTGTAAATACTTACCATCTGTCATCCTGAGCACAGCGAAGGACCTTATCGCGTCAGCTTCGGCTGAGTTACTGCAGGTCGTTTTGGCGTGATAAGGTCCTTCGCTGCGCTCAGGATGACAGCTGATTGCAAACTGCCTACGCAACCGTTTTCGCTAATAAATACTGCTCTGTGAAGAATACGGCCCCGGCGGCGGCCTACCTTCGGTGCTGGAAGCAGCCGCACTAACCGGGTCCCACCCCCATCCATCTTAGTTGCTCATGAAGCCTTTCCTCAACGACGATTTTCTGCTGCAAACGGCCACGGCCAGCACGCTCTACCACGAGTATGCCAAGCAGATGCCCATTATCGACTATCACAACCACCTCATTCCTGAGCAGATAGCCGAAGACAAGCAGTTCGAAAACATCACCCAAATCTGGCTCTACGGCGACCACTACAAGTGGCGCGCCATGCGGGCCAACGGCATTCCCGAGCGCTACATCACCGGCAACGCGTCGGACTGGGAGAAGTTTGAGAAATGGGCCGAAACCGTGCCCTATACCCTGCGCAACCCGCTTTACCACTGGACGCACCTGGAGCTGCGCCGCTACTTTGGCATTACCGAGCTGCTGAATAAGGACAGCGCCCGCCGCATCTACGACGAGTGCAACGCCAAGCTGCAAACCGCCGAGTACTCGGTGCAAAACCTGCTGAAAATGATGCAGGTGGAAACCCTCTGCACCACCGACGACCCAGCCGACGCGCTGGAGCACCACCAGGCGCTGGCCGCCTCGGGCTTCGCCGTCAACGTGCTGCCCACCTTCCGCGCCGACAAGGCGATGGCCCCGGAATCGGCCGCGGCCTACAACCAGTACCTCGACAAGCTGGCCGCTGCCGCCGAGCTGGAAATTCGCACCTTCGCTGACCTGGAAAAGGCCCTGCGCCGCCGCCACGACTTCTTTGCCAGTGTGGGCAGCCGCCTGTCGGACCACGGCCTGGAGCAGATTTACGCCGCCGACTACACAGAGGCCGAAATCGACGCCATCTTCTCAAAGGTGCGCGGCGGCGCCGAGCTGACGGCGGATGAGGTGCTGAAGTTCAAATCGGCAATGCTGGTGCTGCTGGCTGTGCTGGACTGGGAAAAGGGCTGGACGCAGCAGTACCACATCGGCGCGCTGCGCAACAACAACTCCCGCATGCTGCGTGAGCTGGGCCCCGACACGGGCTGGGACAGCATTGGTGACTTC
Proteins encoded in this region:
- a CDS encoding SDR family oxidoreductase: MTAFSSAFSLAGKRALVTGCDRGIGQAIALGLAEAGADIIGVSIHMPKGGETELAVQALGREYKGYQADFGQLEELQGFIKQVQADFPVIDILFNNAGIIRRAPAAEHSDEDWDAVLSINLDAPFRLARAIGGQMLQNGSGKIIFTASLLTFQGGINVPSYAASKGGVGSLVKALANEWAGRGVNVNAIAPGYVATDNTAALRQDEERSAAILSRIPAGRWALPSDYAGPAVFLASAASDYVHGTILTVDGGWMGR
- the kduI gene encoding 5-dehydro-4-deoxy-D-glucuronate isomerase is translated as MTQRFAIGPRETATLNTSGIREHFLIENIFTPGEIELTYTHYDRMVVGGAQPTGAALQLPCPESLKANFFLERRELGVLNVGGAGTITVDGTVYELGNQDCLYVGMGSKEVAFASVDAANPAKFYLLSAPAHAVHPTTRRTQAEATPVEMGAMETANERTIYKYIYQEGIQSCQLVMGLTQLKPGNVWNTMPSHTHDRRMEAYLYFNLPQGQRVLHLLGEPTETRPLWVSNEQAILSPPWSIHTGCGSSNYAFIWGMAGENREYTDMDAVPLDALR
- a CDS encoding SusC/RagA family TonB-linked outer membrane protein, with the protein product MKKHFLLVWLLFFGSMGLALAQSRQVQGVVKAADGETLPGVTVLVEGTTNGASTGVNGEYTITLTPAQVAGAKLRFSFVGYVSKEETVGDRSTINVTLASDSKQLEDVVVIGYQEVQRRDVTGSVSSVSAQQIKDIPVNSAAEALTGRLAGVQLTSSEGSPGNPDVQVRVRGGGSITQDNSPLYVVDGIQIENALSVLAPQDIASVDVLKDASATAIYGARGANGVIIITTKKGSEGRTTVSYNGFAGVRKIAKTLSVLGPEDFLNYQYERSRLVGATGTGSLSTFKSLYGSTNFNSDTLQRARTAPFVNWQDEVFGRTAFQQTHNVSVAGGAKGTTYSLSLTHNDEQGIQRGSDYSRNLVNFRFDTKVSDKFRIGLNTRFNDQGTLGAGTGAALGTSSTGQTVNTGSSTTSRLRNSVQYQPLLVPKINGLVPDVDSFDSDFADNSGGLVNPLVTIDNEYRKDKRRTINIGANASYEIIKGLTFRTTAGFDITDINLGTFNGRYSPTLRSASGGYSNLPFATITATKQTTLNNSNVLDYSFKKGNHSVGILLGEEIYQQRAEQMYIQTNFLPLEITAERALANINQGVIPAGQTAQPILPGTSIPVDFHQLSGFGRLTYSYADKYLFTGTFRADGSSKFLTGNQWGFFPGASAAWRISQEEFFKGVPAISDLKLRLSYGKAGNNRIRDFLYSQLFQAGSAPYALNHTLVLGSSATSLANPDLIWESTTTRNLGLDVALFDNRVQFTADAYYNTTSDLLLDKPVPAFIGYTTQQQNVGSTSNRGLELQLTGTVIRNENFTWTATANASFNRGRIESLGGDQQEILGITSGWGGTALTQDYLARVGRPVGEMYGYVTDGYLTAAEFSGYSAPASSTSSIANTWTPRADVKFVDNLGLIGETAYRPGLIKFKDLSGPNGVPDGKIDAFDQTVIGNANPKMVGGLNQQFTFKGFDASLFLNFVLGNDVYNANKLEFTTNTPNTVNNNLLGIMGDRYRIVEANGAPITSLERLNEVNKNANIWTPTRGLVFHSWAVENGSFLRINNLTLGYTLPKALTSRAKMQSLRFYVTANNLYTFTKYTGYDPEVNTRRGTPLTPGVDYAAYPRSRALLFGVNLSL
- a CDS encoding RagB/SusD family nutrient uptake outer membrane protein, encoding MKSFHAIGRAVLAAAALAGTAGLVSSCKDYLEVEPVALNTTEYTFSTVSGATAAIIGAYDPLSGDYGYGQRVSLYFPLDSDELIGSAGAPADPRRQIARYAVQTNNDDVVRSWNQLYQGVERANICIDQIPKMALYTSGTATDIAALRRLHGEALTLRAQYLFELVRNWGNVPVQFTPAVSGQNFNLPNSDSNTTLERLVADLLQAQDLLPWRSQAGPANERITKGAAKALRARIALYRGGYSSQNGQMVRANDYLNYYRIARQECADLMTVDARREHNLNPSFLETFKSMNELRPEAANELIFQVGMATATGASGSKLGYYNGPRLQNQSSIYGSSQGGVTIVPTYFYAFDSTDTRRDVTITTYGMATSGTVQIGVALTSAADGKWRRDWHNPPVTGTVNYLDYNWPIIRYADVLLMFAETENELNGPTQLAQDALMEVRSRGFGGNRALATAALTRAGFSLGSKASFFEALVNERYLEFGGEGIRKYDLLRWNLFETKINEAKANIEKMALGQAPYDKVPLYQFYRTPTGPSLAVQPVQWLRSFYKPTPTALLPTTPATPLPAGYNLVNWRQSINAAYVANTKPAGTVYTLPGATTPQTSVGSGLAAQYVPGRGKELLPIPQATINADPALKQNFGY
- the pelA gene encoding pectate lyase; translation: MFRSLLLTGALAAVALGTSCARQTLSGEAANTMAAKPGAAAAASTASPQAPLQDSTAEKMLVFQRTIGGWPKAVGNEKVDYKHPLTAADRTRTLADKGRNDATIDNNATSREILYLAQAYQKTNNPTYRQGAEAGIRFLLKMQYANGGFPQYYPDFSNYRHQITYNDNAMVRVLELLRSVARQKAPFVGLAADLPAQAQTAVEKGTDCILKTQYVRQGVPTAWCAQYDEKTLRPAKARAFELASLSGDESVEIVRFLMGIDNPSAEVKKAIESAVVWFEKVKISGYTVKEIAAPQEKSGRDRVMVPEAGAAVWARFYELDTDRPIYVGRDSQVHYQLSEIENERRAGYLYLGTWPEKLLTKDYPAWQKRVSTGGRG